One segment of Geomonas ferrireducens DNA contains the following:
- the rfbC gene encoding dTDP-4-dehydrorhamnose 3,5-epimerase translates to MRIEETALPGVLVVASERFSDVRGSFARLYCEEELSAVIGQRRIIQINHSLTREKGTVRGMHFQLPPHAEMKLVRCLKGRVWDVAVDIRAGSPTFLQWCAQELTPENGRMLVIPEGCAHGFQALEPDSELLYLHTASYHPEAEGALRHDDPRLAIPWPVPVTALSERDRDHRPLTPDFTGILL, encoded by the coding sequence GTGAGGATAGAAGAGACGGCTTTACCGGGGGTGCTGGTGGTGGCTTCGGAGAGGTTTTCCGACGTCCGCGGCAGCTTCGCCCGCTTGTACTGCGAGGAGGAACTTTCCGCCGTCATCGGGCAGCGTCGCATAATCCAGATCAACCACTCCCTGACGCGCGAGAAGGGTACGGTACGGGGAATGCACTTCCAGCTCCCCCCGCACGCGGAAATGAAACTGGTTCGCTGCCTCAAGGGGCGGGTCTGGGACGTGGCCGTCGACATCAGGGCCGGCTCTCCCACCTTCCTGCAATGGTGTGCGCAGGAACTCACCCCGGAGAACGGCAGGATGCTCGTGATCCCGGAAGGTTGTGCGCATGGGTTCCAGGCCCTTGAGCCGGACAGCGAACTACTATACCTGCATACCGCCTCCTACCATCCGGAGGCTGAGGGAGCGCTGCGCCACGACGATCCGCGGCTTGCCATACCATGGCCCGTACCGGTTACCGCCCTCTCGGAGCGTGACCGCGACCACCGCCCCCTTACTCCAGACTTCACCGGGATACTGCTATGA
- a CDS encoding cytidylate kinase-like family protein: MSKSILIPSIEQRLRGLMEVGRRNLHEHGFVDVERRNPTVTITREFGCEGYPVAERLQALLESRSGKPWLVMDRALLDAVAKDHNLNQEILENLGMKNRFLDDMLSTFSQRWRSDKDYYRLLCRQILALATEGNVILVGRGASILTQDTGNCYHFRIVAPMSFKVKSVAARCGISADEAQDKVRDKQRQRDAFLKDFLGRDITDPTLYHLIFNNNRFTATQIATLMADVVLPPSGR, from the coding sequence ATGTCCAAGAGCATTTTGATCCCTTCCATCGAGCAGAGGCTGCGCGGGCTAATGGAGGTGGGCCGGAGAAACCTGCATGAGCACGGCTTCGTGGACGTGGAGCGGCGCAACCCGACGGTCACCATCACCCGCGAGTTCGGCTGCGAAGGGTATCCGGTGGCGGAAAGGCTGCAAGCGCTTTTGGAGAGCCGCAGCGGCAAGCCCTGGCTGGTGATGGACCGCGCCCTGCTCGATGCGGTGGCGAAGGACCATAACCTCAACCAGGAGATCCTGGAGAACCTGGGGATGAAGAACCGCTTCCTCGACGACATGCTCTCGACCTTCTCGCAGCGCTGGAGGAGCGACAAGGACTATTACCGCCTGCTCTGCCGCCAGATCCTGGCCCTAGCCACCGAAGGTAACGTGATCCTCGTGGGGCGGGGTGCCTCGATCCTCACCCAGGACACCGGCAACTGTTACCACTTCCGGATCGTCGCCCCGATGAGCTTCAAGGTGAAATCGGTCGCCGCCCGCTGCGGCATTTCCGCGGACGAGGCCCAGGACAAGGTCCGGGATAAACAGCGCCAGCGCGATGCCTTCCTGAAGGATTTCCTCGGGCGGGACATAACCGATCCGACCCTCTATCATCTCATCTTCAACAACAACCGGTTCACGGCGACGCAGATCGCCACCCTGATGGCCGACGTGGTGCTGCCGCCGTCCGGCCGCTAA
- a CDS encoding tetratricopeptide repeat protein: MATKTAWDYLSDMFDTLTSQDTMRAQAANSAMASGATFFQKKDYTRAANEFKRAISLDPTTAQPYNLLANSYLAQSKYDEAIKTYKSSLSIDPTQDSVHTNLGNIYLQQKKYNLAEKEFKEAARLNPSDTLAPYTLGQLYLQTDRLSEAEAQFKKVSKMAPNDPNPYYSLGATYNREGKYAEAVKELTKAVKIRPKMAAAHFELGVAYSELGDSTNAQQEVTTLTNLDASQGALLKATIAQPQMVAGGGGETDTFFPALQAGTSLLGLLGVDAATGQPLQSKAFSLTFYFDSAMDAQSVQDTSNWTITKATGGAAGYYNNLLPVLPTEAYIPQNPISVVYNPEKQSATVTFLLSQNSTNNATIDPSHMVFKFSGTDARGKIMDPTADQFDGAAETPF; the protein is encoded by the coding sequence ATGGCAACGAAAACAGCATGGGACTACCTGAGCGACATGTTCGACACGCTGACTTCTCAGGACACCATGAGGGCACAGGCGGCTAACAGCGCCATGGCTTCCGGTGCAACCTTCTTCCAGAAGAAGGACTACACCCGCGCGGCCAACGAGTTCAAACGCGCCATCTCCCTCGACCCGACCACTGCGCAGCCATACAACCTCCTCGCCAACTCCTACCTGGCCCAGAGCAAGTACGACGAGGCGATCAAGACCTACAAAAGCTCCCTCTCTATCGACCCTACCCAGGACTCGGTGCACACCAACCTGGGAAACATCTACCTGCAGCAGAAGAAGTACAACCTGGCGGAGAAGGAGTTCAAGGAAGCGGCGCGCCTGAACCCCAGCGACACCCTCGCACCCTACACCCTGGGACAGCTCTACCTGCAGACCGACCGCCTGAGCGAAGCCGAAGCGCAGTTCAAGAAGGTCTCCAAGATGGCCCCCAACGACCCCAACCCCTACTACAGCCTGGGTGCCACCTACAACAGGGAAGGAAAGTACGCCGAGGCGGTGAAGGAACTGACCAAGGCAGTGAAGATCCGGCCGAAGATGGCGGCGGCCCACTTCGAGCTCGGCGTCGCCTACTCCGAACTCGGCGACAGCACCAATGCCCAGCAGGAGGTCACGACGCTGACCAACCTGGACGCGTCCCAGGGGGCGCTTTTGAAGGCGACCATCGCCCAGCCGCAGATGGTCGCAGGGGGGGGAGGCGAGACCGACACCTTCTTCCCGGCGCTCCAGGCCGGCACCTCGCTTCTCGGCCTTCTCGGGGTCGATGCCGCCACCGGACAGCCGCTCCAGTCAAAGGCCTTCAGCCTCACCTTCTATTTCGATTCGGCGATGGATGCGCAGTCGGTGCAGGATACGAGCAACTGGACCATCACGAAGGCGACGGGCGGCGCCGCCGGTTACTACAACAACCTGCTGCCGGTGCTCCCGACCGAGGCGTACATCCCGCAGAACCCGATAAGCGTGGTCTACAACCCGGAGAAGCAATCCGCCACCGTCACCTTCCTACTGAGCCAGAACTCCACCAACAACGCGACCATCGACCCGTCCCACATGGTCTTCAAGTTCTCCGGTACCGACGCCCGCGGCAAGATCATGGACCCGACCGCGGACCAGTTCGACGGCGCGGCAGAGACTCCCTTCTAA
- a CDS encoding radical SAM/SPASM domain-containing protein, whose amino-acid sequence MKAAIKPRIDMVNRTRLETVIPLKTPFIINVDPSDACNFQCKFCPTGDRALMKATPGRVHGVMDFDLYRKIIDDICQFEEPVRVLRLYKDGEPLMHPRFAEMIRYAKKSNCCQRIDTTTNASLLTPEKNLEIIDAGLDRINISIEGINAEQYKDFSGVRIEFEELVENIRHLYQNRRQCEMIVKINGDTLTEADKNRFYELFGDIADGVYIEHIMSCWPEFELNGVDINQEVGIYGQQIKEVLVCPYVFYSFSINSDGSASTCFLDWARKLSIGDVKRQSVKEIWDGDALFEYQKAFLSMKRKGLDVCANCGQLSHGMPDNLDPYATELLEKLVASRRGRP is encoded by the coding sequence ATGAAGGCAGCGATCAAACCCCGCATAGACATGGTCAACAGGACCCGCCTGGAAACGGTCATCCCCCTGAAGACCCCTTTCATCATAAACGTCGACCCGTCGGACGCCTGCAACTTCCAGTGCAAGTTCTGCCCTACGGGCGACAGGGCGTTGATGAAGGCCACCCCGGGAAGGGTCCACGGGGTGATGGACTTCGACCTTTACCGGAAAATCATCGACGACATCTGCCAGTTCGAGGAGCCGGTCAGGGTGCTCCGGCTGTACAAGGACGGCGAGCCGCTGATGCATCCCCGGTTCGCCGAGATGATCAGGTACGCGAAAAAGAGCAACTGCTGCCAAAGGATAGACACCACCACCAACGCCTCTTTGCTCACACCAGAGAAGAACCTTGAGATCATCGACGCGGGGCTCGACAGGATCAACATCTCGATCGAGGGGATCAACGCCGAGCAGTACAAGGACTTTTCCGGGGTCCGCATAGAATTCGAGGAGCTGGTTGAAAACATACGCCACCTGTACCAGAACAGGCGCCAGTGCGAGATGATCGTGAAAATCAACGGTGACACGCTCACCGAAGCTGACAAAAACAGGTTCTACGAGCTATTCGGCGACATAGCTGATGGCGTGTACATCGAGCACATCATGTCCTGCTGGCCCGAATTTGAGCTAAACGGCGTGGATATCAACCAGGAGGTCGGCATCTACGGACAGCAGATCAAAGAGGTACTGGTCTGCCCCTACGTTTTTTACTCTTTCTCGATCAACTCCGACGGATCCGCCAGCACCTGCTTTCTCGACTGGGCCAGGAAACTCAGCATCGGCGATGTCAAAAGGCAGAGCGTAAAGGAGATTTGGGACGGCGATGCGCTGTTCGAGTACCAGAAGGCGTTTCTTTCCATGAAACGCAAGGGGCTCGACGTCTGTGCCAATTGCGGACAGCTCTCACACGGCATGCCTGACAACCTCGATCCATACGCGACGGAGCTCCTTGAAAAGCTGGTTGCATCGCGACGGGGACGGCCATGA
- a CDS encoding peptide chain release factor family protein, with the protein MADFAVSEEKNRWLREKMEQLGVAEKDLEERFVHASGRGGQHVNKSSSCVYIKHLPTGIEVKCMESRSQSLNRFLARRLLLEKLEGAGGGKTKKELAAEKLKRQKSRRKRRGTVKYGTVAADEEEMEPENGDDAATGQDL; encoded by the coding sequence ATGGCCGATTTCGCGGTGAGCGAGGAGAAAAACCGCTGGCTCAGGGAAAAGATGGAACAGCTCGGGGTCGCCGAGAAGGATCTGGAAGAGCGCTTCGTGCACGCTTCCGGGCGTGGCGGGCAGCACGTGAACAAGAGTTCCTCGTGCGTGTATATAAAACATCTCCCCACCGGCATCGAGGTCAAATGCATGGAGTCGCGCAGCCAGTCGCTGAACCGCTTCCTGGCCCGGCGTCTGCTTTTGGAGAAGCTGGAAGGGGCCGGTGGTGGCAAGACCAAGAAGGAATTGGCGGCGGAAAAGCTGAAACGACAGAAGTCGCGCAGAAAGCGTCGCGGCACCGTAAAATATGGCACCGTTGCTGCAGATGAAGAGGAGATGGAGCCGGAAAACGGGGACGATGCGGCAACCGGTCAGGATCTGTGA
- the rfbF gene encoding glucose-1-phosphate cytidylyltransferase has translation MKVVIFAGGMGTRISEESCLKPKPMIEIGEKPILWHIMKVFEAQGINEFIICLGYKGYMIKEYFMNYYVYNSDVTFNLKTNSFEIHQTNTEKFRVTLVETGLNTQTAGRLKRVEEYVGKEEFILTYGDGLADVSIDKLLSFHHAHGKIATVTAVQPAGRFGLLGMDDANYVSSFKEKPIGDGGWINGGFFVLRPEVFSYLPPDSDQKMWEQDPLEGLSRDNQLMAYKHHGFWKCMDAMRDKEDLNHLWSSGQAAWKIWQ, from the coding sequence ATGAAGGTAGTCATTTTTGCAGGCGGAATGGGGACCAGGATTTCGGAGGAATCATGTCTCAAGCCTAAGCCGATGATCGAAATCGGGGAAAAGCCGATCCTGTGGCACATCATGAAGGTCTTCGAAGCCCAGGGGATCAACGAGTTCATCATCTGTCTCGGCTACAAGGGGTACATGATCAAAGAGTACTTCATGAACTACTACGTCTACAATTCCGACGTCACCTTCAACCTGAAGACCAACAGCTTCGAGATCCACCAGACCAACACGGAGAAGTTCCGGGTCACACTGGTCGAGACCGGGCTGAACACCCAGACCGCGGGACGACTCAAGCGGGTTGAGGAGTACGTGGGGAAAGAGGAGTTCATCCTGACCTACGGTGACGGATTGGCGGACGTGAGCATCGACAAGCTGCTCTCATTCCACCACGCGCACGGCAAGATCGCCACCGTGACGGCGGTCCAGCCGGCCGGGCGTTTTGGCCTGCTCGGCATGGACGACGCAAACTACGTCTCCAGCTTCAAGGAGAAACCGATCGGCGACGGCGGATGGATCAACGGCGGCTTCTTCGTGCTGCGCCCGGAGGTATTCTCCTATCTCCCCCCCGATTCGGATCAGAAAATGTGGGAGCAGGATCCGCTGGAGGGGCTCTCCAGAGACAACCAGCTTATGGCATACAAGCACCACGGTTTCTGGAAGTGCATGGACGCCATGAGGGACAAGGAAGACCTGAACCACCTCTGGAGTTCCGGGCAGGCGGCCTGGAAAATTTGGCAATGA
- a CDS encoding class I SAM-dependent methyltransferase produces MNCRFCDAQLTQVFLDLGFAPPSNDYLAPADLQSPERYFPLRLFICDSCFLVQTEDYSKADELFRHDYAYFSSVSSSWLEHAGRYATMITERLRLDGSSFVMEIASNDGYLLKNFVNAGIPCLGIEPTAGTAEAARVLGVPVLQEFFGEALAASLASEGRKADLIIGNNVFAHVPQLNDFAAGLKIALKERGVVTLEFPHLMQLIDNNQFDTVYHEHYSYFSFHCAQQILARQGLTVFDVEELPTHGGSLRVYARHAEDDSRPIAPRVDELKRKERAAGMLDLGYYSRFQQRAERVKDELLGFLLARKAEGKTVAAYGAAAKGNTLLNFCGIKKDLIPFVVDASPYKQGKLLPGSHIPVVSEEVLRVARPDYLLILPWNIKVEIVQQLEYARQWGTRFLVAIPSLEFCEAGR; encoded by the coding sequence ATGAATTGCCGATTTTGCGACGCGCAGCTTACACAAGTCTTTCTAGACCTTGGGTTCGCCCCCCCATCAAACGATTACCTGGCTCCTGCCGACCTGCAGTCCCCGGAGAGGTACTTCCCCCTCAGGCTGTTCATCTGCGACAGCTGTTTTCTGGTCCAGACGGAAGATTACTCCAAGGCAGACGAACTGTTCCGGCATGATTACGCCTACTTCTCATCGGTCTCCAGCAGTTGGCTCGAACACGCCGGCCGCTACGCCACCATGATCACGGAACGGCTTCGGCTCGACGGCAGCAGCTTCGTCATGGAGATCGCATCCAACGACGGATACCTGCTGAAGAATTTCGTGAACGCAGGCATCCCGTGCCTTGGGATCGAGCCGACCGCCGGGACGGCTGAGGCCGCCAGGGTGCTGGGGGTACCTGTCCTGCAAGAGTTCTTCGGGGAGGCTTTAGCGGCAAGTCTAGCCAGTGAAGGCAGGAAGGCCGACCTCATCATCGGCAACAACGTTTTCGCCCATGTGCCGCAGTTGAACGACTTCGCTGCCGGACTCAAGATCGCGCTCAAAGAAAGGGGGGTGGTGACGCTGGAGTTCCCGCACCTGATGCAGCTTATCGACAACAACCAGTTCGATACCGTCTACCACGAACACTATTCCTACTTCTCCTTCCACTGTGCGCAGCAGATCCTGGCCCGGCAGGGGCTCACGGTCTTCGACGTGGAAGAGCTCCCCACCCACGGCGGCTCACTGAGGGTCTACGCAAGGCACGCCGAGGACGACAGCAGGCCGATTGCGCCGCGCGTCGATGAGCTCAAAAGGAAGGAACGGGCAGCCGGCATGCTGGACTTAGGCTACTACAGCCGTTTTCAGCAAAGGGCGGAACGGGTGAAGGACGAACTCCTAGGCTTCCTGCTGGCGAGAAAGGCCGAGGGAAAGACGGTCGCGGCCTACGGTGCCGCCGCCAAGGGAAACACCCTCCTCAACTTCTGCGGCATCAAGAAGGACCTGATCCCGTTCGTGGTCGACGCATCACCGTACAAGCAGGGGAAACTCCTTCCCGGAAGCCACATCCCGGTCGTCTCCGAGGAGGTGCTGCGGGTGGCGAGACCGGATTACTTGCTGATCCTCCCCTGGAACATCAAGGTGGAGATCGTGCAGCAGTTGGAGTACGCCCGCCAGTGGGGCACGCGGTTTTTGGTAGCCATCCCGTCCCTTGAGTTCTGTGAGGCGGGACGATGA
- the rfbG gene encoding CDP-glucose 4,6-dehydratase, which yields MTDFVGIYQGKKVLLTGHTGFKGSWLAMWLLSLGARVVGVALPPDTSPSHWDLLALDIPEHRVDIRDSAKLGVILRRENPDIVFHLAAQPLVRRSYREPLDTWSTNVMGTANLLEACRHCDALRAAVIVTTDKVYKNREQDRGYHEDETLGGHDPYSASKAACELVAASYRSAFFHSPGAPLIATARAGNVIGGGDWCEDRLIPDLIRAMTGGSTLTIRSPQSTRPWQHVLECLSGYLLVGQMLLEGHSRHACAWNFGPERESAVTVGEVLVRLKKRWPELAWQTTDSAQPHEAALLSLDSGKAKKELGWRPVWALEDALDATAEWYRAYLNGGHVESHSQLAAYVTAARRGGAVWGGA from the coding sequence ATGACCGACTTCGTGGGGATCTACCAGGGCAAGAAGGTCCTGCTGACCGGGCATACCGGCTTCAAGGGGAGCTGGCTTGCCATGTGGCTTCTATCGCTGGGAGCGCGCGTGGTAGGAGTCGCCCTCCCACCGGACACCTCCCCCAGTCATTGGGACCTCCTCGCTCTGGATATACCGGAACACCGTGTCGATATCCGGGACAGCGCCAAGCTCGGCGTAATCCTTAGGAGAGAAAATCCGGACATCGTCTTCCACCTCGCGGCACAGCCGCTGGTGCGACGCTCCTACCGGGAGCCGCTGGATACCTGGTCGACGAACGTGATGGGGACGGCAAACCTGCTGGAGGCCTGCCGCCATTGCGACGCGCTGCGCGCCGCGGTCATCGTGACGACCGACAAGGTATACAAAAACAGGGAACAGGACCGCGGCTACCACGAGGACGAGACGCTAGGCGGGCACGACCCGTACAGCGCCTCGAAGGCGGCATGCGAACTGGTTGCGGCGAGCTACCGGAGCGCATTCTTCCACTCCCCCGGCGCACCGTTGATCGCTACCGCCCGCGCCGGCAATGTGATCGGCGGAGGAGACTGGTGCGAGGATCGCCTGATCCCCGACTTGATCCGCGCCATGACCGGCGGCTCCACCCTCACCATACGTTCACCGCAATCCACCCGTCCCTGGCAACACGTTTTGGAATGCCTAAGCGGATACCTGCTGGTCGGGCAGATGCTCTTGGAAGGGCACAGCCGGCATGCCTGTGCCTGGAACTTTGGTCCGGAACGGGAGAGCGCGGTTACCGTCGGCGAGGTGCTCGTCCGTTTGAAGAAGCGGTGGCCGGAGCTTGCCTGGCAGACGACGGACAGCGCCCAGCCGCATGAGGCGGCGCTCTTGTCGCTGGACAGCGGCAAGGCGAAAAAAGAGCTCGGCTGGCGCCCGGTATGGGCGCTGGAAGACGCCCTCGACGCGACGGCCGAGTGGTACCGCGCCTACCTGAACGGCGGGCACGTCGAGAGCCACAGCCAGCTCGCAGCCTATGTCACCGCGGCCAGACGCGGCGGCGCAGTATGGGGGGGCGCGTGA
- a CDS encoding NAD-dependent epimerase/dehydratase family protein: MRKRVAVTGASGFVGRHVLAEFARIGTEVVAVTRNGGSLRDLPATMRVVEMDIESSGDGCFDRLGRPDVLLHLAWGGLPNYDSMRHFECELPRQYRFLKKLVMEGLPSLLVTGTCLEYGMQSGPLSEENAVSPATPYALAKDALRRQLEFLRKARPFDLTWARLFYMYGKGQPETSLYPAFSKALERGDSAFNMSGGEQLRDYLPAAEVARLIVQLALEGNGLGTVNVCSGRPVSVRGVVEKWLDEEKSCMQLNLGHYPYPDYEPMAFWGNTAKLQSFLRSIT; this comes from the coding sequence ATGAGAAAGAGGGTAGCGGTCACCGGTGCAAGCGGCTTCGTGGGGAGACACGTCCTAGCGGAATTCGCCCGAATCGGCACCGAGGTAGTCGCAGTGACACGCAACGGCGGCTCCCTGCGAGACCTTCCAGCCACTATGAGGGTGGTGGAGATGGACATCGAATCTTCAGGCGACGGCTGCTTCGACAGGCTGGGAAGACCGGACGTGCTGCTGCACCTCGCCTGGGGGGGGCTGCCTAACTACGACTCGATGCGGCACTTCGAATGTGAGCTCCCCAGACAGTACCGTTTTTTGAAGAAGCTGGTCATGGAAGGTCTCCCTTCGCTGCTTGTTACCGGCACCTGCCTGGAATACGGGATGCAGTCGGGCCCGCTATCGGAAGAGAATGCCGTCTCCCCGGCGACCCCTTACGCCCTCGCCAAGGATGCCCTGCGCCGACAACTGGAGTTTTTAAGAAAGGCCCGCCCGTTCGACCTCACTTGGGCCCGCCTTTTTTACATGTACGGCAAGGGGCAGCCGGAGACTTCGCTCTACCCCGCATTCAGCAAGGCGCTGGAACGCGGCGACTCCGCGTTCAACATGTCTGGGGGAGAGCAGTTGAGGGATTATCTACCCGCAGCCGAGGTCGCACGACTGATCGTGCAGCTGGCACTGGAAGGAAATGGCCTAGGGACGGTTAACGTCTGTTCAGGCAGACCGGTATCCGTGCGGGGGGTGGTGGAAAAGTGGCTGGACGAGGAGAAAAGCTGCATGCAGCTCAACCTTGGGCATTACCCATACCCTGACTACGAGCCGATGGCGTTTTGGGGTAACACGGCGAAACTGCAATCGTTTTTAAGGAGCATCACATGA
- a CDS encoding tetratricopeptide repeat protein, translating to MSQLVTRPNGGPVAVVENGTLVSAIVVTRNRESHLRECLSGLMEQSIADRMEVILVDQGSDECEWAVAADLQKRYGNLITLKVPAASAVKAVNMALKMASGRYLTILDATDRMRRDAYEQLAAALETNPTAMLAYGDTCFTAIPHENFANHTSYGKVIWPDYTVQQLSQLSEVAPHPLWRRELNDSIGFIPEGYPNHGMREFLLKTVERFRIQHIEAFTGLKLIAASGQAVQSEPRATAMPAQEQFSSQPFQGFEIAPEPQAAQPAPAPLSADEAYANLKPLVSGGDMEKAERTLREHLLRYPNHAVAHNDLAAVSYQLGNCEQALKHYREAVRLQPDEDVYLKNLADLLYVETDAVDEAISIYLRLLEKSPRDVETLLNLGIICEGVGQPTEAESFLQRVLEIEPWNQAARERLKALKEAAAAPAQASVTSAAPAPACVDDELTAEELYDLSQEMVQSGDRSGAETKLRRLIELYPDFAPAHNDLAVLAHEHGDSETARIHYEKAAQLRPGNGTFRKNLADFYFVEGYDVDGAITIYLEELEKEPKNIETLMGLGRICTMLDRPEEAEAFFGKVINLEPWNREARESLNSLKQAVNG from the coding sequence ATGAGCCAGCTAGTTACCCGCCCGAACGGCGGCCCGGTCGCCGTGGTTGAGAACGGCACGCTCGTTTCAGCCATCGTCGTCACCCGCAACCGCGAATCCCACCTCAGGGAGTGCCTTAGCGGACTTATGGAGCAGAGCATCGCCGACAGGATGGAGGTCATCCTGGTGGACCAGGGCTCCGACGAATGCGAATGGGCCGTGGCGGCTGACCTGCAAAAGCGGTACGGGAACCTCATCACGCTCAAGGTCCCCGCCGCATCAGCGGTTAAAGCGGTGAACATGGCGCTCAAGATGGCGTCAGGCAGGTACCTCACCATCCTGGACGCCACCGACCGCATGAGGCGCGACGCCTACGAGCAGTTGGCCGCGGCGCTGGAAACGAACCCGACCGCGATGCTCGCCTACGGCGATACCTGCTTTACCGCCATCCCCCACGAAAATTTCGCCAACCATACAAGCTACGGCAAGGTGATCTGGCCTGACTACACGGTGCAGCAGCTCTCCCAGCTCTCCGAGGTGGCACCGCACCCGCTCTGGCGCAGGGAGCTCAATGACAGCATCGGTTTTATCCCGGAGGGGTACCCGAACCACGGCATGCGCGAGTTCCTGCTGAAGACGGTGGAGCGCTTCCGCATCCAGCACATCGAAGCGTTCACCGGGCTTAAGCTGATCGCCGCGAGCGGCCAGGCCGTCCAGTCCGAGCCCCGCGCGACCGCGATGCCGGCACAGGAGCAATTCTCCTCGCAGCCCTTCCAGGGCTTCGAAATAGCGCCCGAACCGCAGGCGGCACAACCTGCTCCAGCTCCGCTCAGCGCGGACGAGGCGTACGCGAACCTGAAGCCGCTTGTTTCCGGGGGCGACATGGAAAAGGCGGAAAGGACGCTCAGGGAGCACCTGCTGCGCTACCCGAACCACGCGGTGGCACACAACGATCTGGCGGCGGTAAGCTACCAGCTCGGCAATTGCGAGCAGGCTCTCAAGCACTACCGAGAGGCGGTCCGTCTGCAGCCGGACGAGGACGTCTACCTGAAGAACCTGGCCGACCTCCTCTACGTCGAGACCGATGCAGTCGATGAGGCGATCTCCATCTACCTTAGACTCCTCGAGAAGTCCCCGCGTGACGTCGAGACCCTGCTGAACCTCGGCATCATCTGCGAGGGCGTGGGGCAGCCGACCGAGGCGGAGTCCTTCCTGCAAAGGGTGCTCGAGATCGAGCCGTGGAACCAGGCGGCACGCGAGCGTCTGAAAGCGCTCAAGGAAGCCGCGGCCGCACCGGCGCAAGCAAGCGTGACTTCAGCGGCACCCGCCCCGGCATGCGTGGATGACGAACTGACCGCGGAAGAACTCTACGATCTCTCGCAGGAGATGGTGCAAAGCGGCGACCGTTCAGGCGCCGAGACCAAACTGCGCAGGCTTATCGAGCTATACCCCGACTTCGCCCCGGCGCACAACGACCTGGCCGTGCTCGCCCACGAGCATGGGGACAGTGAGACCGCCCGCATCCACTATGAAAAGGCGGCGCAGCTGAGGCCGGGCAACGGCACCTTCAGGAAGAACCTCGCCGACTTCTACTTCGTGGAGGGGTACGACGTGGACGGCGCCATCACGATCTACCTGGAAGAACTCGAAAAAGAACCCAAAAACATAGAGACGCTGATGGGCCTCGGCAGGATATGCACCATGCTGGACCGTCCCGAGGAGGCCGAGGCCTTCTTCGGCAAGGTGATCAACCTGGAGCCATGGAACCGCGAGGCCCGCGAGAGCCTCAATTCCCTGAAGCAGGCAGTGAACGGATAG
- a CDS encoding EamA family transporter codes for MMPLWFPLTVISAFFLATSDATTKRALEGRNEYLVTWLRIVPTLPLFLIPLPFIPVPKIGDDFYFCVFTALPLETIAIILYTKALKLSPLSLTLPLLSLTPLLLLVVPFLLLGERISPMGGAGILLIALGGYLLKSGRGESGLLAPLKAIAREKGALCMLGVAAIYSVTSTLGKRGIAASSPLFFAAVYLPLLVLAVTPIALYKARGELGQATRNGTVKSALLPGVCYALQALTHVYAVNLTNVAYMIAVKRLSLLFGVLYGHYLFRERGGIVPTLIMLAGVFLIVLGG; via the coding sequence ATGATGCCCCTATGGTTTCCTCTCACCGTGATCTCCGCTTTCTTTCTCGCCACCAGCGATGCGACGACGAAGCGCGCCCTCGAGGGGCGCAATGAGTACCTGGTTACCTGGCTGCGCATCGTCCCCACCTTGCCGCTCTTTCTGATTCCGCTCCCCTTCATCCCGGTGCCGAAAATCGGTGATGACTTCTATTTCTGCGTCTTCACTGCGCTACCGCTGGAAACCATCGCCATCATCCTTTACACCAAAGCACTCAAGCTCTCGCCGCTGTCGCTCACCCTGCCGCTTCTGTCGCTTACGCCGCTGCTCCTTTTGGTGGTGCCGTTTCTGCTCTTAGGCGAACGGATCTCCCCCATGGGGGGTGCCGGGATCCTCCTCATCGCGCTTGGGGGCTACCTGCTGAAATCGGGCCGGGGGGAGAGCGGGCTCCTCGCCCCCCTGAAAGCGATCGCGCGGGAAAAGGGCGCCCTCTGCATGCTCGGCGTCGCGGCGATCTACAGCGTCACCTCGACGCTCGGCAAGCGCGGCATCGCCGCCTCCTCTCCCCTTTTCTTTGCCGCGGTCTACCTGCCGCTCCTGGTTCTTGCCGTCACCCCGATCGCCCTTTACAAGGCGCGCGGCGAACTGGGGCAGGCCACGCGCAACGGCACGGTGAAGTCCGCCCTGCTCCCCGGCGTCTGCTACGCGCTGCAGGCTCTCACCCACGTCTACGCGGTCAACCTGACCAACGTGGCCTACATGATCGCGGTCAAACGCCTGAGTCTTCTCTTCGGCGTCCTGTACGGCCATTACCTGTTCAGGGAACGCGGCGGCATCGTCCCCACCCTCATCATGCTTGCCGGCGTCTTCCTCATCGTGCTCGGCGGATGA